Proteins from a genomic interval of Dasania marina DSM 21967:
- a CDS encoding glycosyltransferase family 4 protein, producing MRIAFCLYKYFPYGGLQRDFIRFLQEAQSRGYPCRIYCISWQGDKPANVDLRFVPAKAWSNHRRNEKYARWVQQDLAQDPVDVVFGFNKMPGLDIYYAADSCYEDKAKYSRGFLYRLGARYKHFSRYEQAIFTRGQHTDILLISETEKQKFIKHYHTEEQRMHMLPPGISKDRCAPTNAPEIRQQFRREFGLAEDDNLLLFVGSGFIKKGLGRAITALAALPEAVQNKTQLFILGQDKQKRFEQLARQLGVASRVKFMSGRDDVPRFLLSADVLVHPALDEAAGIVLLEALVAGLPVLVTDVCGYAPFIADAKAGCVLASPFNQELMNQQLQKMLNREAAKQWRQNAIAYSQREDLYSMHATGIDILERTYQRLQQEAGG from the coding sequence ATGCGCATTGCATTCTGCCTTTATAAATATTTCCCCTACGGTGGCTTGCAGCGTGATTTCATCCGTTTCTTACAAGAGGCGCAGAGCCGTGGTTATCCGTGCCGTATTTATTGTATTAGTTGGCAGGGTGACAAACCGGCCAATGTAGACCTGCGTTTTGTGCCGGCCAAGGCTTGGAGTAATCATAGGCGTAATGAAAAATACGCTCGCTGGGTGCAGCAAGATTTAGCGCAAGATCCGGTTGATGTAGTCTTCGGCTTTAATAAAATGCCGGGCTTGGATATTTATTACGCGGCCGACTCTTGTTATGAAGATAAGGCAAAATATAGCCGTGGTTTCTTATACCGCCTAGGTGCACGCTATAAGCATTTTTCCCGTTATGAACAGGCGATATTTACCCGCGGCCAGCACACGGATATTTTGTTAATCTCCGAAACGGAAAAGCAAAAATTTATAAAGCACTATCATACCGAAGAGCAGCGTATGCATATGTTGCCCCCGGGGATTAGCAAAGATAGATGCGCGCCTACTAATGCCCCAGAGATACGCCAGCAGTTTAGGCGGGAGTTTGGCCTGGCCGAAGACGACAATCTGCTATTGTTTGTGGGATCAGGCTTTATTAAAAAAGGCTTGGGTAGAGCCATTACCGCATTGGCCGCCTTACCTGAAGCTGTACAAAATAAAACCCAGCTATTTATATTAGGGCAAGATAAGCAGAAACGCTTTGAGCAGCTGGCTAGGCAGTTGGGGGTGGCTAGCCGTGTTAAATTCATGTCTGGCCGCGATGATGTGCCACGCTTTTTGTTGAGCGCTGATGTGTTGGTGCACCCTGCCTTGGATGAAGCCGCGGGTATCGTGTTATTAGAGGCACTGGTGGCAGGGCTGCCGGTGCTAGTCACCGACGTGTGCGGCTACGCTCCTTTTATTGCCGACGCTAAAGCGGGCTGTGTGTTGGCATCCCCCTTTAATCAAGAACTGATGAATCAACAGCTGCAAAAAATGCTTAACCGAGAAGCGGCAAAACAATGGCGGCAAAACGCCATAGCCTATTCGCAGCGTGAAGACTTATACAGCATGCATGCCACCGGTATTGATATTTTAGAGCGCACTTATCAGCGGTTACAACAAGAAGCAGGTGGGTGA
- the rfaP gene encoding lipopolysaccharide core heptose(I) kinase RfaP, with product MELYIRGDIEQAWGDSDPFQEVEKLRGEVYRNKEGRTTLQTQINGKSFFVKVHRGIGWKEIFKNLVQFRLPIVGASNEFAAAEKLASLGVDTLTTAAFGKKGCNPATQLSFIVTDDLSNTISLEDYCANWKNKPPGFVHKKLLIELLAHVSHVMHGAGINHRDYYICHFLLEKESLVDLSAPKCYLIDLHRAQLRNKTPQRWAVKDIAGLYFSAMDAGLTKRDCLRFMRIYQAGLSPSVKQKEFWLAVNQKAMALYQKDHGRPSPCEKWWQ from the coding sequence ATGGAATTATATATACGGGGTGATATAGAGCAGGCCTGGGGTGACAGCGACCCTTTTCAAGAAGTGGAAAAGCTGCGAGGCGAGGTTTATCGCAACAAAGAAGGCCGCACCACACTGCAAACGCAAATCAACGGCAAAAGCTTTTTTGTGAAAGTGCATCGCGGTATAGGCTGGAAAGAGATATTCAAAAACCTAGTGCAGTTTCGTTTGCCTATTGTGGGTGCCAGCAACGAGTTTGCGGCAGCCGAAAAGTTGGCGTCACTAGGGGTGGATACCTTAACCACTGCCGCCTTTGGTAAAAAAGGCTGCAACCCGGCTACGCAGTTATCCTTTATTGTTACCGATGACTTGAGCAATACCATTAGCCTAGAAGATTACTGTGCCAACTGGAAAAATAAGCCCCCGGGTTTTGTCCATAAGAAATTATTAATAGAACTGTTGGCTCATGTCAGTCATGTTATGCATGGCGCGGGCATTAATCACCGAGATTATTATATTTGCCACTTTCTGCTAGAGAAAGAATCGCTGGTCGATTTAAGCGCCCCAAAATGCTACTTAATAGATTTACACAGAGCGCAGCTGCGCAATAAAACACCGCAGCGCTGGGCAGTTAAAGATATTGCCGGCTTGTATTTTTCGGCTATGGATGCGGGCCTGACTAAACGAGATTGTTTACGCTTTATGCGTATCTATCAGGCCGGTCTCTCACCTTCAGTGAAGCAGAAGGAATTCTGGCTAGCCGTTAATCAAAAAGCCATGGCGCTGTACCAAAAAGATCACGGCCGGCCATCGCCTTGTGAAAAGTGGTGGCAGTAG
- a CDS encoding lipopolysaccharide kinase InaA family protein, which translates to MLAVKAVATDAGDKIYCADEAWLKHFLASGKSLAQCLASATLLKADDKIKAALLDNPPLFIKCYSAIGWLQRLRSALGKNRAKRVYSISMRLTAAEVPVAKPIAYGYKDYCWTKDSYFLCEAFSNGCLDLKQLYHSERWRSIDAQQLLIKIASALAKMHKAKLCHGDLKWSNIIVADNGRDFWFVDLDGARSSYLNKKDSGRDLARFLINAKEFSLSEDLQGVFLQAYAQQHDCELKVIKQWLAPAYNKLSARHRSKYQSKL; encoded by the coding sequence ATGTTGGCTGTGAAGGCAGTGGCTACCGATGCAGGTGATAAAATTTACTGTGCAGACGAAGCATGGCTTAAGCATTTTTTAGCTAGCGGAAAAAGTTTGGCGCAGTGCTTAGCAAGCGCTACCTTGCTTAAAGCTGATGATAAGATTAAAGCAGCTTTGCTAGACAATCCCCCGTTGTTTATTAAGTGCTATAGCGCAATTGGCTGGCTGCAGCGTTTGCGTTCCGCGTTGGGTAAGAATCGTGCTAAGCGAGTTTATAGTATCAGCATGCGATTGACTGCCGCGGAAGTGCCTGTTGCCAAGCCTATAGCCTATGGCTATAAAGACTATTGTTGGACGAAAGATAGTTACTTTTTATGTGAGGCTTTTTCTAATGGCTGCCTAGACTTAAAGCAGCTGTATCATAGCGAGCGCTGGCGCAGTATTGACGCGCAGCAGTTGCTAATAAAAATTGCTAGTGCGCTGGCAAAAATGCATAAGGCTAAGTTGTGTCATGGTGACCTTAAATGGTCGAATATTATTGTGGCAGACAATGGTCGTGATTTTTGGTTTGTTGATTTAGATGGCGCCAGATCCAGTTACTTAAATAAAAAAGACTCCGGCCGTGATTTGGCGAGATTTTTAATAAATGCGAAAGAGTTTTCGCTTAGTGAAGATTTACAGGGTGTATTTTTACAAGCTTATGCCCAGCAACATGATTGTGAACTTAAGGTGATTAAACAGTGGTTGGCACCTGCCTATAATAAGTTGTCCGCCAGGCATCGCAGTAAATATCAATCAAAGCTATAA
- a CDS encoding adenylyltransferase/cytidyltransferase family protein — translation MKRVITFGTYDVFHLGHLRLLQRAAEYGDSLVVGVSSDALNFKKKGRNPIYSQHDRMEIVSGLKVVDSVFLEEDLELKMEYIKSQKADVLVMGDDWAGKFDFCQAICEVVYLERTPSISTTALIEVIKEI, via the coding sequence ATGAAAAGAGTTATCACGTTTGGCACTTACGATGTATTTCACCTAGGGCACTTGCGATTATTGCAGCGAGCGGCTGAGTATGGTGACTCGCTAGTGGTGGGTGTTTCTTCTGATGCGTTAAATTTTAAGAAAAAAGGGCGCAACCCGATTTATAGCCAGCATGACAGAATGGAAATTGTGTCAGGCCTAAAAGTTGTTGATAGTGTTTTTTTAGAAGAAGATTTAGAACTGAAGATGGAGTACATCAAGTCGCAAAAGGCTGATGTGTTGGTGATGGGTGATGATTGGGCCGGTAAGTTCGATTTTTGCCAAGCTATCTGCGAGGTAGTCTACTTAGAAAGGACGCCTTCTATTTCTACTACCGCGCTTATCGAAGTTATCAAAGAAATATAA
- a CDS encoding CDP-glycerol glycerophosphotransferase family protein — protein sequence MHSKRTQKRLQQLASLLSPLAKLLSLAVRKTNGEQQLWGFLLSEHQGLDGNLRAMLDYAYQQADITPYLINARDDEIAQYQRLYPGITVVFPHSWRHGHFRLRSNTHAYFVTHGSQELRGLYSMFKPSVINLWHGIPLKGMCNLDYKFKRGSLSKLFKRGLGIDAFCVSSITERALIAGCFLMDAQRIKVTGIPRNDWLTCPAEQLPQDLAADQSKLKALLNGKKLVLYAPTFRDYDRKACGFNSESMAQLTTTLSQHNAVLGIRAHPRDQGLFSPFIDNANVLDLDYRHYPELNTVMRNTDILITDYSSLWVDFLLLDKPIVGYAFDIEQYQGSRGLLYDYDNQFPGPLTQTWQQLASTLAALLAQPSISVAEKQLWLKRFFHQPLDGSRCQAIHQLLVNSAKQ from the coding sequence ATGCATTCCAAGCGCACCCAAAAACGTCTACAGCAACTGGCCAGCCTGCTATCGCCACTGGCTAAGCTACTCTCTCTGGCAGTACGAAAAACAAACGGAGAACAACAGCTCTGGGGATTTCTATTAAGCGAACACCAAGGCTTAGACGGCAACCTGCGCGCTATGCTGGACTATGCTTACCAACAAGCCGACATCACGCCCTACTTGATTAACGCGCGCGATGACGAGATAGCGCAATACCAACGGCTATATCCAGGCATCACCGTAGTCTTCCCCCATAGCTGGCGGCACGGCCACTTTCGCCTGCGCAGCAACACCCATGCTTATTTTGTTACCCACGGCAGCCAAGAGTTGCGCGGCCTTTATAGCATGTTTAAGCCTTCGGTCATTAACCTATGGCATGGCATCCCGTTAAAAGGTATGTGTAATCTAGACTATAAGTTTAAGCGCGGCAGCTTAAGTAAACTGTTTAAACGCGGCCTAGGCATTGATGCCTTTTGTGTCTCCTCGATTACTGAGAGAGCCTTAATCGCCGGGTGCTTTTTAATGGACGCCCAACGCATCAAAGTGACGGGGATTCCACGTAACGACTGGCTCACCTGCCCTGCCGAGCAACTCCCTCAAGATCTTGCAGCCGATCAAAGCAAACTCAAAGCCCTGCTCAATGGTAAAAAGTTGGTTTTATACGCACCCACTTTTCGCGACTATGATCGTAAAGCCTGCGGCTTCAACTCTGAGAGTATGGCGCAGTTAACTACTACTTTATCCCAACACAATGCCGTATTAGGTATACGTGCCCACCCAAGAGATCAGGGCTTATTCAGCCCTTTTATAGACAATGCAAACGTTTTGGATTTGGATTATCGCCACTACCCCGAGCTAAACACGGTAATGCGCAACACGGATATATTAATTACCGATTACTCTAGCCTATGGGTAGATTTTTTACTGCTGGATAAACCTATAGTGGGCTACGCCTTTGATATAGAACAGTATCAAGGCAGTCGCGGCTTATTATACGATTATGATAACCAATTCCCCGGTCCACTCACGCAAACTTGGCAGCAATTGGCCTCCACGCTCGCAGCGCTGCTAGCACAACCATCGATTAGCGTTGCCGAAAAACAATTATGGCTTAAACGCTTTTTTCACCAGCCATTAGACGGCAGCCGCTGCCAAGCCATACACCAACTACTGGTCAATTCAGCAAAGCAATAA
- a CDS encoding lipopolysaccharide kinase InaA family protein: MITWLTPTNAALAAEIQQLNAATLPNGWQSVDSSPYAKVAVNADHSLFYKAFLPRNIWETPKAWLRGSRGQRAITQSQTLPKQGFNTPAVIAWGKLSGGREFMLTLAVNGIGVGSCIASYFRQPSNAQALYWKRELLRSLGKLVGQLHSAGIIHGDLRPNNVLVELGKQPYTFHLIDNERNQSFKRIPYKLIVKNLVQIGMLADIDLSRTDRMRFYQSYLQHYSRFNRAAASRLSLEVYQTTMHRLSTKNPDRLGSPNLPRTHVDNGLIYPLS; the protein is encoded by the coding sequence ATGATTACATGGCTAACCCCGACTAACGCAGCCCTAGCAGCCGAAATACAGCAACTTAATGCCGCCACACTACCCAATGGTTGGCAATCGGTGGACTCATCGCCCTATGCTAAGGTAGCGGTGAATGCTGACCACAGCCTGTTTTACAAAGCCTTTCTACCTCGTAATATTTGGGAGACGCCCAAGGCTTGGTTGCGGGGCAGCCGCGGCCAGCGAGCCATAACTCAGTCCCAAACATTGCCCAAGCAAGGTTTTAACACCCCAGCCGTAATTGCCTGGGGCAAGCTCAGCGGCGGGCGTGAGTTTATGTTAACGCTAGCGGTTAATGGCATAGGTGTAGGCAGTTGCATAGCCAGCTATTTCCGCCAGCCCAGCAACGCACAAGCTCTGTATTGGAAACGTGAACTGCTACGCTCGTTGGGTAAACTGGTTGGCCAGCTGCACAGCGCGGGTATAATCCACGGCGACCTCAGACCAAACAATGTGCTGGTGGAACTGGGCAAACAACCCTACACCTTCCACCTCATCGACAATGAGCGCAATCAATCCTTTAAACGCATACCCTATAAACTTATTGTAAAAAACTTGGTACAGATAGGCATGCTCGCTGACATAGACCTTAGCCGCACCGACCGTATGCGTTTTTACCAAAGCTACCTTCAGCACTATTCACGCTTTAACCGCGCAGCCGCCAGCCGCCTGTCATTAGAGGTTTACCAGACGACGATGCATAGGCTAAGCACCAAAAACCCTGACCGGCTAGGCTCACCCAACCTGCCTCGAACTCATGTAGATAATGGGCTTATTTACCCGCTGTCTTAA
- a CDS encoding MBOAT family O-acyltransferase yields the protein MLFNSHIFIFIFLPVVWLGYNYFKSADRQESGIIFLVFSSLVFYGYWNAYYLLLIGCSIVANYGMGLLIERQTRYKRAWLFIGVAANLTLLAYYKYLGFFVLNYNYFAETPMALESIVLPLAISFFTFQQITYLVDSAKGLTSEHSFWHYCLYVTFFPQLIAGPIVHHKEMLPQFTRRQPRAIQYSDLAIGISIFAMGLFKKVMVADNLAPYAGDVFSHAEAGLPLSAYDAWVGALAYTFQLYFDFSGYADMAIGIARMFSIRLPLNFNSPYKANNIIDFWRRWHMTLSRFLRDYLYIPLGGSRKGRVRRLINLFVTMLLGGLWHGAGWTFVVWGCLHGIYLMINHGWRSLVSANDTEGKGRSESRVKQCLLAALSRVLTMLAVVIAWVFFRAADINSAVEIVMAMLGFSGNASEIFEVSKSLPAIVLLFLWVWLFPNAQDLMKKYRPAYGFDSKRSASSMVTLLWRPTLKWFFVVMLMLIIAILNLTQLSEFIYFQF from the coding sequence ATGCTTTTTAACTCTCATATCTTTATTTTTATATTCCTGCCCGTGGTTTGGCTGGGCTATAACTACTTTAAGTCGGCCGACAGGCAAGAATCTGGCATCATCTTCCTGGTGTTCAGTAGCTTGGTGTTTTATGGCTATTGGAATGCTTATTATTTACTTCTAATTGGCTGCTCAATAGTCGCCAATTACGGCATGGGCTTATTAATAGAGCGGCAAACCCGGTATAAGCGGGCTTGGCTGTTTATTGGGGTTGCTGCCAACCTGACCTTATTAGCCTATTACAAGTACCTGGGCTTTTTTGTTTTAAATTATAACTACTTTGCCGAAACGCCGATGGCGTTAGAGTCCATTGTATTACCGCTAGCGATATCCTTTTTTACCTTCCAGCAGATAACCTATTTGGTTGATAGCGCCAAAGGCCTGACTAGCGAGCATAGCTTTTGGCATTATTGCCTGTACGTCACATTCTTCCCGCAATTAATAGCTGGCCCTATAGTCCACCACAAAGAAATGCTACCGCAATTTACCCGGCGGCAGCCTAGAGCCATTCAGTATAGCGATTTGGCGATAGGCATTAGTATCTTTGCCATGGGCCTGTTTAAGAAAGTGATGGTGGCGGATAATCTGGCGCCTTATGCCGGTGATGTTTTTTCACATGCTGAGGCAGGACTGCCACTAAGTGCTTATGATGCCTGGGTGGGGGCGCTGGCTTATACCTTTCAATTGTATTTTGATTTTTCGGGCTATGCCGATATGGCTATAGGCATAGCTAGAATGTTTTCTATTAGGCTGCCGCTAAACTTCAATTCGCCCTATAAGGCTAATAATATTATCGATTTTTGGCGGCGCTGGCATATGACGCTGTCACGGTTTTTGCGAGATTATCTCTATATTCCTTTGGGCGGCTCACGCAAGGGTAGGGTTAGGCGGTTAATCAACCTGTTTGTCACTATGTTGTTGGGTGGCTTGTGGCACGGAGCAGGCTGGACGTTTGTGGTGTGGGGTTGCCTGCATGGTATTTACTTGATGATTAACCATGGTTGGCGCAGCCTTGTTTCGGCTAATGACACTGAAGGTAAGGGGCGGTCAGAAAGCAGAGTTAAACAATGTTTACTGGCAGCGCTATCGAGAGTGTTAACCATGCTGGCGGTAGTGATTGCTTGGGTGTTTTTTAGGGCGGCAGATATCAATTCAGCAGTAGAAATCGTCATGGCTATGCTAGGATTTTCTGGCAATGCGAGTGAAATTTTTGAAGTATCGAAATCTCTGCCGGCCATTGTGTTGTTGTTTCTATGGGTTTGGCTATTTCCTAATGCGCAAGATCTGATGAAAAAGTATAGACCAGCCTATGGCTTCGACTCGAAGAGGTCTGCGTCTAGTATGGTTACCCTGTTGTGGCGGCCAACACTCAAATGGTTTTTTGTTGTGATGCTTATGTTGATTATCGCAATATTAAATCTTACTCAATTAAGTGAATTTATATATTTTCAATTTTGA
- a CDS encoding glycosyltransferase gives MTNNKQGKVVLQILKSVDSSISSVAYSISDAVKIAGLKSHTLLLRGSDESALHAKFDKVESLDLDEEHWEGIRLKLFFKLLKYIKRTRPDVVLVHRYKEFALLAIISKIIKGPKVVAVFHGERGFASWIRRFSCSLYMDERCYLVAVSGSVKRYLLSNISGLHPSKVQVIHNGIDFKKIESSLLKRDEARAAIGVKAGDVVYGSIGRLVKAKGTDVLVKAFSEIATLNPNAVLVLMGDGAEKKKIEALCESLGICSQVKILGNIESACCYLKAFDFFVFPSLREGFGLALVEAMAAKVPVIFSDLDIFRTLAIEHEYMVKAGDVAGLAHKMEAIACEEMTTQQAIVDKQYAYAIEHFSVEQSIASYRKYLIENLL, from the coding sequence ATGACAAATAATAAACAGGGTAAGGTGGTTCTTCAGATATTAAAGTCTGTTGATAGTAGTATTAGTTCGGTGGCGTACTCTATCTCTGATGCCGTAAAAATTGCCGGGTTAAAGTCGCATACACTATTGTTACGGGGCAGTGATGAAAGTGCTCTTCATGCAAAGTTTGATAAGGTTGAAAGCCTTGATTTAGATGAGGAGCATTGGGAAGGCATTAGGCTCAAGCTTTTTTTTAAGCTGTTAAAGTATATAAAACGAACTCGCCCTGATGTGGTGTTAGTGCATCGCTATAAAGAGTTTGCCTTATTAGCCATCATTTCAAAAATAATAAAAGGGCCTAAAGTTGTCGCTGTTTTTCATGGAGAGCGTGGCTTTGCGTCATGGATTAGACGATTTTCGTGCTCGTTATATATGGATGAAAGATGTTATTTGGTGGCGGTTTCTGGCAGTGTTAAGCGTTATTTATTAAGTAATATTTCAGGTTTGCATCCGTCAAAAGTTCAGGTAATTCACAATGGAATAGACTTTAAAAAAATAGAGTCATCACTGCTGAAAAGAGATGAAGCAAGGGCTGCAATAGGTGTTAAAGCAGGTGATGTGGTATATGGCTCAATTGGCAGGCTAGTTAAGGCTAAGGGTACAGATGTATTAGTAAAGGCTTTTAGTGAAATAGCCACGTTAAACCCAAATGCAGTTTTGGTGCTGATGGGGGATGGTGCAGAGAAAAAGAAAATAGAAGCGCTGTGTGAATCGCTAGGAATTTGTTCTCAGGTAAAGATATTAGGTAATATAGAGTCGGCCTGCTGCTATTTAAAGGCGTTCGATTTTTTTGTTTTCCCGTCGTTGCGAGAAGGATTTGGATTGGCCTTAGTGGAGGCTATGGCGGCTAAAGTCCCCGTTATATTTTCGGATCTCGACATTTTTAGAACTTTAGCAATTGAGCATGAGTATATGGTTAAAGCGGGGGATGTTGCAGGTTTGGCGCATAAAATGGAAGCGATAGCTTGCGAGGAAATGACCACACAGCAAGCTATTGTAGATAAACAGTATGCTTATGCCATAGAGCACTTTTCTGTAGAGCAGTCTATAGCGTCATATCGAAAATACCTAATTGAGAATTTATTGTGA
- a CDS encoding O-antigen ligase family protein translates to MISSSFSSRNALAIFVLIGLALCFAYPTFLISNSSPKSAYYLLVILPGLILLGLDFKVFGENVKDNPAMQLVVVMMAYWCLTLLWGSNDVADSQLRRAIAVLIYVCVVWHVLSHYSQFIKHFYTLMFLLFFVGFLWSLSSILASNVLLAGYRLGTGTPFGQAIHAGHYYGTFFCLTLGWALFGRERFLVVLSSSVCVLALVAIILTKSRGVYLATAVAVAFAAGLYVWSNKKFLLATCICFVLTALALTIYYYFPGFFLNRGSSHRFEIWGESWRMIQNNFWFGLGLGERPGITASKFSHAHNLYLNIWLTTGVVGLLLFLSAVAAVLNGAFRQPLYKEAGCLIAMAFFGVAMMTDLQQLINSPNEAWLCFWFIFACLATRGSPVNALKHG, encoded by the coding sequence GTGATTAGCTCCAGTTTTAGTTCGCGAAATGCGCTAGCGATATTTGTATTGATTGGGCTGGCATTATGCTTTGCATACCCTACTTTTTTGATTAGTAATTCCTCACCTAAGTCGGCTTATTATCTATTGGTTATTTTGCCAGGGCTAATATTGTTAGGTTTGGATTTTAAAGTTTTTGGAGAAAACGTCAAAGACAACCCTGCTATGCAATTGGTTGTTGTGATGATGGCATACTGGTGCTTAACCTTATTGTGGGGCAGTAACGATGTTGCTGATTCGCAGCTTAGGCGGGCGATTGCGGTGTTGATATATGTGTGCGTAGTTTGGCATGTGCTAAGCCATTATTCTCAATTCATTAAGCATTTTTATACTTTGATGTTCTTGTTGTTTTTTGTGGGGTTTTTGTGGAGTTTAAGCAGTATTCTAGCATCAAATGTTTTGTTGGCCGGATATCGATTAGGAACAGGTACGCCCTTTGGGCAAGCAATACATGCGGGGCATTACTACGGCACTTTTTTCTGCTTGACTTTAGGTTGGGCGTTGTTTGGCAGGGAAAGATTTTTGGTTGTGTTGTCGAGTTCAGTCTGTGTTTTGGCGTTGGTTGCGATAATATTAACTAAATCTAGAGGGGTATATTTAGCTACTGCTGTGGCGGTAGCCTTTGCTGCGGGACTGTACGTTTGGAGTAATAAAAAATTCCTATTGGCTACCTGTATATGCTTTGTGTTGACGGCTTTAGCTTTGACTATCTATTACTATTTTCCTGGATTTTTTCTAAATCGCGGGAGTTCGCATCGCTTTGAAATATGGGGTGAATCTTGGCGCATGATACAGAATAATTTTTGGTTTGGGTTGGGGTTAGGGGAAAGGCCTGGTATTACAGCCAGTAAGTTTTCTCATGCGCATAATTTGTATTTGAATATATGGCTAACAACTGGTGTGGTTGGGCTATTACTCTTTCTTTCCGCTGTGGCTGCAGTGCTAAATGGGGCGTTCAGGCAGCCACTATATAAGGAGGCTGGCTGTTTAATCGCAATGGCCTTTTTCGGGGTCGCAATGATGACAGATTTACAGCAGCTAATAAATTCACCCAATGAGGCATGGTTGTGTTTTTGGTTCATTTTTGCATGTTTAGCCACGAGAGGCTCCCCTGTTAATGCGCTTAAGCATGGGTAG
- a CDS encoding Wzz/FepE/Etk N-terminal domain-containing protein: protein MQAQDEIDLFELMAELWARKALIAAIIVGAICLAVAYLIYTPKVYEAKVYLSEVQPADIAILNVVDSYMSQSSGDAMPISRPSSPVTKESAFALLQKNLNSIAMATAYFKQDIEAIYRAGGSTGSVNELAKNNFLKSLNITKPGKNSDYLTVAYQYTDPAYTAKWLNGYIHYVNNQTKQELLQAARVNKALAIDAYHKQIASLRMVYAQRLQDRIVLLEEAYAIAKKLDFRKPAASSIGNKTLVSKLDESLLYIRGYEVLEAEIEALKSRKEKDPYIPEIRPIQERISYLESIAYDKDVLKVASIDSWAAEPERSVRPSKVLVLMFAVFAGGLLGVLVTLIKWVVENRRNRLLNSSCK, encoded by the coding sequence GTGCAGGCCCAGGATGAGATTGATCTATTTGAGCTAATGGCAGAGCTATGGGCCAGAAAGGCGCTTATAGCCGCTATAATAGTAGGTGCTATTTGCCTAGCTGTTGCCTATCTAATATATACACCCAAAGTCTATGAGGCAAAAGTCTATTTAAGTGAGGTGCAACCTGCAGATATAGCGATACTAAATGTCGTTGATAGTTATATGTCACAGTCTTCGGGGGATGCTATGCCTATATCTCGCCCCAGTAGCCCTGTGACTAAAGAGTCAGCTTTTGCGTTATTGCAAAAAAATCTCAACTCTATTGCTATGGCAACTGCCTATTTTAAACAGGATATAGAGGCTATCTATAGGGCTGGTGGTTCAACAGGCTCAGTAAATGAGCTGGCCAAAAACAACTTTTTGAAATCATTGAATATCACCAAGCCGGGTAAAAACAGTGATTATTTAACAGTTGCCTACCAATATACTGATCCGGCGTACACTGCTAAGTGGCTAAATGGCTATATTCACTATGTCAATAATCAAACCAAGCAAGAGCTACTGCAAGCAGCGCGTGTTAACAAAGCGCTGGCGATCGATGCTTATCATAAGCAGATTGCTTCGTTGAGGATGGTCTATGCCCAAAGATTACAAGATAGAATTGTATTGCTAGAAGAGGCGTATGCTATTGCTAAAAAGTTGGATTTTAGAAAGCCGGCAGCGAGCAGTATTGGCAATAAAACTTTAGTTAGCAAGCTTGATGAAAGCCTGCTTTATATTAGGGGGTATGAGGTATTAGAGGCTGAAATAGAAGCCCTAAAATCGCGCAAAGAAAAAGACCCATACATTCCCGAAATTCGCCCAATTCAGGAGCGAATAAGCTACTTAGAGTCTATAGCCTATGACAAAGATGTTCTCAAAGTGGCGAGTATTGACAGCTGGGCTGCAGAGCCAGAAAGAAGTGTAAGGCCTAGTAAGGTGTTAGTGTTGATGTTCGCAGTTTTTGCGGGCGGCTTGCTTGGTGTGTTAGTTACGTTAATTAAGTGGGTTGTAGAGAATAGAAGAAACCGTCTCTTAAACAGCTCTTGTAAATAG